From a region of the Vidua macroura isolate BioBank_ID:100142 chromosome 3, ASM2450914v1, whole genome shotgun sequence genome:
- the PLN gene encoding cardiac phospholamban, with amino-acid sequence MEKVQHMTRSALRRASTIEVNPQARQRLQELFVNFCLILICLLLICIIVMLL; translated from the coding sequence ATGGAGAAGGTCCAACACATGACCCGCTCCGCTCTGAGGAGAGCCTCAACTATTGAGGTCAACCCACAAGCACGCCAAAGGCTCCAAGAGCTCTTTGTGAATTTCTGCCTGATTCTAATTTGCCTCTTGCTGATCTGTATCATTGTGATGCTTCTCTGA